In a single window of the Candidatus Omnitrophota bacterium genome:
- a CDS encoding PTS sugar transporter subunit IIA: EKFFKKIASLLGKELDLKQEDVFQKLLEREKLSSTVVKKGIAIPHIVVEGENISKVMLVRAGSGIIFPGDKLCHVIFVIVGSADKRSLHLKELAAIAQVTQNPDFEEKWAAAKNEEELKHVVLLSERARY, translated from the coding sequence GAGAAATTTTTTAAAAAGATTGCCTCTCTTCTGGGGAAAGAACTTGACCTGAAACAGGAAGATGTGTTTCAAAAACTTTTGGAACGGGAAAAATTGTCAAGCACTGTTGTTAAAAAAGGTATTGCTATTCCTCATATTGTTGTTGAAGGTGAAAATATTTCTAAAGTTATGCTGGTAAGAGCGGGGTCAGGTATCATCTTTCCGGGTGATAAACTGTGCCATGTTATATTTGTTATTGTGGGTTCTGCCGACAAGCGCAGTCTGCATTTAAAAGAGCTGGCCGCTATTGCGCAGGTTACGCAGAATCCTGATTTTGAGGAGAAGTGGGCGGCCGCAAAAAATGAGGAAGAATTAAAACATGTCGTTCTTCTGTCCGAAAGAGCGAGATATTAG
- a CDS encoding OFA family MFS transporter, producing MKKDHPNLIVAAGTSMMLMMGVAYVWGVYVTPLISEFGWTKAQASLPFSVFLLSYTVAMIIGGRLQDIHGPRKICTIGAFLFGIGYLLSGFATSLFYLCLVYGVIGGIGTGFAYVTPMATVVKWFPHKKGLMGGIVVFGFGAGAFVLSPLVRKIISVYSWQTSFISLGIFFIIAGLIVSQFLVLPPEGRAITAPGKTIRQPLAEMTPIEALKTPVFWMAWTAWLLALTVGLGLMGHIVSYATEVGIDKMTAAFILSIIAIFNGAGRISIGALSDKIGRTRALSGACFVMAAVMAGFTVVGESVVLLYILGGLFGLCFGTWMILYPLITSELFGTKHLGVNYGLLFSSYGIGGFAGPLLYGKVYDTTGSYGTMFSIAAVMCAVAGFLALGIKIAARKYKTSAANAIRY from the coding sequence ATGAAAAAAGATCATCCGAATTTGATTGTGGCGGCGGGAACGTCAATGATGCTGATGATGGGAGTGGCTTATGTGTGGGGAGTATATGTTACTCCGCTGATAAGCGAATTCGGCTGGACAAAAGCGCAGGCCTCACTGCCTTTTTCTGTATTTCTGTTATCTTATACGGTGGCGATGATTATCGGGGGGCGGCTGCAGGATATTCACGGGCCGCGGAAGATATGCACGATAGGAGCATTTCTTTTTGGTATAGGGTATCTTTTAAGCGGATTCGCGACATCGCTTTTTTACCTCTGCCTGGTTTACGGCGTCATCGGCGGTATCGGAACAGGTTTTGCCTATGTCACGCCTATGGCGACCGTGGTCAAATGGTTCCCTCATAAAAAAGGCCTTATGGGAGGAATAGTTGTCTTCGGTTTCGGCGCCGGCGCATTCGTGCTTTCGCCTCTGGTAAGAAAAATCATAAGCGTTTACAGTTGGCAGACCTCGTTTATTTCACTTGGTATTTTTTTTATAATTGCCGGCCTTATAGTATCACAGTTTCTTGTTCTTCCTCCTGAGGGCAGGGCGATAACCGCGCCCGGAAAGACAATAAGGCAGCCATTGGCGGAGATGACCCCGATAGAAGCGTTAAAAACGCCTGTTTTCTGGATGGCGTGGACGGCGTGGCTTCTTGCGCTGACAGTCGGGCTGGGTCTTATGGGACATATTGTCTCTTACGCGACAGAGGTGGGAATAGATAAAATGACGGCGGCTTTTATATTAAGCATTATTGCTATTTTTAACGGAGCGGGGAGAATATCAATAGGCGCGCTCTCGGATAAAATAGGCCGCACACGAGCTTTATCGGGCGCGTGTTTTGTGATGGCGGCGGTGATGGCCGGTTTTACTGTCGTCGGAGAAAGTGTTGTTCTTCTCTATATTTTAGGGGGGCTTTTCGGGCTTTGTTTCGGAACATGGATGATTCTTTATCCGCTGATAACTTCGGAACTGTTCGGGACAAAACATCTCGGAGTTAATTACGGCCTGCTTTTTTCAAGTTACGGCATAGGAGGATTTGCGGGACCGCTTTTATACGGGAAGGTATATGACACAACAGGCAGTTACGGCACAATGTTCAGTATTGCCGCCGTGATGTGCGCGGTCGCGGGTTTCCTGGCGCTTGGAATTAAAATAGCGGCAAGAAAATATAAAACATCGGCGGCGAACGCTATCCGTTATTAA
- a CDS encoding MBL fold metallo-hydrolase produces MLPVMRTACMKLGVKIFLFLILFLSLAELFEDFSCGGAAIGRSSADLSVHFIDVGYGDSVFIEFPGGENMLIDGGGRAGGANVAEYLKDRGVRKLDMVVITHPHPDHMDGIFTVMEKFKIESVLANEDIEGSENYSDFFKAVKRENVKFSRLRRGGIINKFKGVKLQILHPDKLAGNPNNDSLVIKLTYKKVSFLFPADIGGPVCDRLAQEFKEELRSNVLIVPHHGKSGTEKFFKAVSPEIAVISVGQSKWRDIPRENETRNKLEEMGVTVLSTDQQGTIVIQSDGEKVWK; encoded by the coding sequence TTGTTACCCGTTATGCGGACAGCCTGCATGAAGCTCGGCGTAAAAATATTTCTTTTTCTGATTTTGTTTCTGTCGCTTGCTGAGCTTTTTGAGGACTTCAGCTGCGGCGGCGCGGCGATCGGCCGTTCATCCGCTGATTTATCTGTCCACTTCATTGATGTGGGCTATGGAGATAGTGTTTTTATTGAGTTTCCCGGCGGGGAGAATATGCTGATTGACGGAGGGGGCCGCGCAGGCGGGGCAAATGTGGCGGAGTATCTGAAAGACAGGGGAGTGCGGAAATTAGATATGGTTGTAATTACTCATCCTCATCCGGATCACATGGACGGGATTTTTACGGTTATGGAGAAGTTTAAGATTGAGAGCGTATTAGCCAATGAGGATATAGAGGGGAGTGAAAATTATTCTGATTTCTTTAAGGCGGTTAAAAGGGAGAATGTCAAATTCAGCAGACTTCGGCGTGGCGGTATAATAAACAAATTCAAGGGGGTGAAACTGCAAATTCTTCATCCTGATAAACTGGCGGGAAATCCGAATAACGATTCTCTGGTTATTAAATTGACATACAAAAAGGTAAGTTTTTTGTTTCCCGCCGATATAGGCGGGCCCGTCTGCGACAGATTAGCACAGGAGTTCAAGGAAGAGCTGAGAAGCAATGTTTTAATCGTTCCGCATCACGGGAAAAGCGGCACTGAAAAATTTTTCAAAGCGGTTTCGCCGGAAATTGCGGTGATTTCCGTAGGGCAGAGTAAATGGAGAGATATCCCGCGGGAAAATGAAACGAGAAATAAACTGGAGGAAATGGGTGTTACGGTTTTATCAACCGATCAACAGGGAACAATAGTGATTCAATCTGACGGGGAGAAAGTGTGGAAATAA